From Etheostoma cragini isolate CJK2018 chromosome 1, CSU_Ecrag_1.0, whole genome shotgun sequence, a single genomic window includes:
- the cenpf gene encoding centromere protein F isoform X1, protein MSWAVEEWKDGLPAKALQKIQEMEVQLDKLKKDRNQKQFQLDSLEAALQKQKQKADSERTETSALKRENQSLLESCDSLEKARQKAVHDLGVKEQQVSYLDGQLNSCKKTIERLEQELKKYKNELDRSQPAGSSSLSSSSSDLQPYTTPKKSFPTPAPVPFYGQQDNRLDALQVKYSQELEERKRLETELKVLQVKLLNQSSVSVSHKDIAARQAGSSIFPWQQQDQAHSRQSQDAMETPLKRRGMSLWDAHEETPIKTSQRISSSRTVPSPCGSSQQMEQLKTINQELRGRVSELERNLSTQEKEIRNQASKLQELQTQLNQARKDLNERDRDVAKTSQELNQATDKHQQIVAKCSSVEQKLKQVSEEMSCQRHNAESCKRALEQKLKDQERNGQKELAQLQTSHQALEQQLNQTRTKLTQEIQQSKKDHNVLQADMEKMCFQKSQMAKELEEQKQKLLRSEQSLQASQTKEQDLRKKMEELQKEKNSVTVQLDQSSRRLCQLEDEKKSADQSFKRAQGLLDDLKGKSDGQAEELKRLHTKLEQQIQTAARELDNLKKTLSDAETKNDRSQSELQKHKQEMEKLTNRLTVIEKESRELKSSLAASQNDCKELKQEHQALLEWKKEKETLINQTEAVQKDLTDKIANLENSLISLNEVNDDIKKQLSSLEGDKASLSAQIDSLKGELLNKSTELEEREHQHNKLQSKLSEAGQKQTKDLENVAVQVAQLEAQVKGLELQLQKKMTQAEQAERTITELQAEHQAACDLARSKDQLVELGQSEINQLRESIAQATAQQEEQTARLADEKAVLLKQCEESISAKVEEAEQLKLQLEEAQQELLLTKNKVSSTDQFLKAQEQLGAELQKRIKTLSDNEEEQKKMHEKKSEELRQLEEELQDLRSHTAEKDKQLREAEAQVLSLEKQKARLENVVQETKKEAENLQQAHTEKINNLLEQISSLEKEVTESRDAAEMLPVLRNELDVANQSHADLKKHLEALEKNHSYTIKIKSNLENTVTEKMSVIVTLEKEIKELTEKMSKESESRALEVEHFLNVENILKEKLEATKKSVSAAKTELISRREEIKTMKTTLSAASHGLEERDNLIKSLKEKLNKAETEQSKTLELLKEKMVAMNKIKVQLEMLQMDLEDNETAMNSFDSQAEELKGTIKSLEANLAHHQTKMSDMEARLEDSRAQVSVLEGRLEEVQSQNSVLETQYITAREELMERSCEITRLEEDAVKQQQLEERVIALESKLSQTTEENVKLETTLRQVIEDKDRNLNQLQQEKNNLETTLKQVTDDKEQVETKMIEVSAKKKQLESSLDKLSEENKQLQANIQQLTEDKQNIDQMTAEKLEAESTLRQVVEEKAQLDVSLNLINEEKVQLKAKLSELTSEKNNLISNLNRVVEEKLQLERNYNQLDKENIKLQSSVSHVTEEKMLLQQSIERHEEEVASLTEQLEISSKRTDQENRERRQQFEAEQAELNQKLAGLQKDLTMFKQQYESLQEQAGQQHSLIQQLLESQGTQNPAEKIDHMETEEKDTAAEAAGQTDVEPTLDTSTNTESLPVKEQLSPIVSELGELSHQSDEAFSEPDLVFKEDVVEQEMNKEHLDKEREAHVADVEEMRGHKEQQQQQSLDQLPEDSCSPRDILVRTSEISELSLSSSSVGETRQLESSAIESSQVQGDLDHFTEMITKQEIQTLRSEFDLLRSNLALRMELTAELEVQVQNSEKRVHAAEEAAQGAAHKLTIALEEKKGLTDQLTQLSEEKDTLTLQLQTAKFQLADVMEMLEGLEMAKGGWDEKFLQQESELKRVRSEKANLEQHILGMESELESLQGEKTKLGDELDNQRRICSGMEQQIETLTTELNQLRTELVSCAEERDDLNKSLGQWREKVHSREKTDCDTRNLISILEDDIRAGRKEYEALQSCMEKIKTERQQLLEQIKVLEQEISQQSGEREELIGQLDKIKEDHTSANHNTESMVSKIQALEGEVCRLSQSLESSLLEKGEIASRLNSTQEEVQQMKTGIEKLQVRIESDERKKKKMGELLKAAQRKSDSLQDRIDALEREKEEEEQSLEEAVLQAETAKAELEEEREKVDEEKRELRERLSELSATLDNLRSEKERMERELETKNREIEELKGAKEELERGLEKAEVDRREKEERQKCRVEELKNEMREETGKQTRQVDDLQAQLEASRQREISLEQKGAETEGEKERMQALLVEMEKEKTCLQSSLEEWQTEGERLRSQREDWEKERNNLRTSIEALEDEIKELKTLLKAKEEEREMLETEADQGRTSVKSILSLMAEKEQIEEENRRLAEEKEKLHSTLFSVEQERGNLRCSLTSVEEEKGKLEQARGLLADEREKLMSSLSLIETEKRDMQQTLSSLKEEKERIEAEKQQFEVDKQELQSSLSLIEVERNNLSSALSSLEQEKQRAEEKKDKLTEEQETLQSTVASMEKELEKSKCSASQLEEQVSELTSEAARLSKERDSALSKMTLWMKTCKQLEQEKQEMLNSSEGRESSEAVQTELNQLKGEAEKREKEMEDLETALQQKRLEAEEKTKVVEELEAALDGRKKELEERNGELEVMKSELDELNKLLEEKSSEADENIEKYCNLIVKVHKLEETNDALTTRLEQLTASRHANETNINPSSTDGTHRRRTGRKSSSKHQEEQPDHNTENTAPSTPQRSPQGSSSMKRAHRDISNKDSAQEALHNLTKKIKASTTTPKPRPEQEEEEFRPEGLPELVQRGFADIPMGEASPFIMRRTTVKRCSPRLAARPTASVSDAKILASLPFQSPSAESFNRKCLSPSGEEKPTRGSLSSHTISEQKDKQEDNCHVQ, encoded by the exons ATGAGCTGGGCGGTGGAGGAGTGGAAGGATGGACTTCCAGCGAAAGCCCTGCAGAAAATCCAGGAGATGGAAGTCCAGCTGGACAAACTGAAAAAGGACAGGAACCAGAAACAGTTTCAGTTGGACTCCCTAGAGGCCGCCCTGCAAAAACAGAAGCAAAAG GCGGACAGTGAACGTACCGAGACCTCGGCTCTGAAAAGAGAGAACCAGTCGTTACTAGAGTCGTGTGATTCTCTGGAGAAAGCTCGTCAAAAAGCTGTCCATGATCTAGGAGTCAAAGAGCAGCAG GTGAGCTACCTGGACGGTCAGCTGAACTCCTGCAAGAAGACAATAGAGCGACTGGAGCAGGAACTTAAGAA GTACAAAAATGAACTGGATCGTTCGCAGCCTGCTGGCTCCTCCTCATTGTCATCTTCGTCCTCTGATCTTCAGCCCTACACTACACCCAAGAAAAGTTTCCCTACCCCGGCTCCAGTCCCATTCTACGGACAGCAGg ATAACAGACTAGATGCGCTTCAAGTGAAATACAGCCAGGAGttggaagaaaggaaaaggctGGAGACTGAACTCAAAGTCCTGCAGGTCAAA CTGTTGAATCAGTCCTCAGTCAGTGTAAGCCACAAAGACATTGCTGCCCGCCAAGCTGGATCTTCCATattcccatggcaacagcagGATCAGGCCCACAGCCGCCAGTCTCAGGATGCAATGGAAACGCCTCTGAAGAGGCGGGGAATGTCCCTGTGGGACGCCCACGAGGAGACGCCTATTAAGACCAGCCAGCGGATTAGCTCTTCCAGAACAGTGCCGAGCCCCTGTGGATCCTCCCAACAGATGGAGCAGCTGAAGACCATCAACCAAG AACTGCGTGGCCGTGTGTCAGAGCTGGAAAGGAATCTGTCCACTCAGGAGAAGGAAATTCGCAACCAGGCCTCCAAGCTGCAGGAACTGCAAACCCAACTGAACCAGGCCCGTAAAGACCTGAATGAACGGGATAGAGATGTGGCTAAGACCAGCCAAGAGCTGAATCAGGCCACAGACAAACACCAGCAGATTGTGGCCAAG TGTTCATCAGTTGAGCAGAAGCTGAAACAAGTCTCAGAGGAGATGAGCTGTCAAAGGCACAACGCTGAGAGCTGCAAACGAGCCCTGGAGCAGAAACTCAAGGACCAAGAGAGAAACGGTCAAAAG GAGCTTGCTCAGCTGCAGACTTCTCACCAGGCTTTGGAACAGCAGCTGAACCAGACCAGAACCAAGCTAACACAAGAGatccaacagtccaaaaaagACCACAACGTACTGCAGGCTGACATGGAGAAG ATGTGCTTCCAGAAGAGTCAAATGGCAAAGGAGTTGGAGGAGCAGAAACAGAAACTGCTGAGGTCAGAGCAGAGCCTTCAAGCCAGCCAGACTAAAGAGCAAGACCTCCGCAAGAAAATGGAG GAGCTGCAGAAAGAGAAGAACAGTGTGACTGTCCAGTTGGACCAGAGCAGCCGGCGTCTGTGTCAGCTGGAGGATGAGAAGAAGAGCGCAGACCAGAGCTTCAAACGCGCCCAGGGATTATTAGATGACCTCAAAG GCAAATCAGATGGGCAGGCGGAGGAGCTGAAAAGACTTCACACTAAACTGGAACAGCAGATTCAGACTGCGGCCCGGGAGTTGGACAACTTGAAGAAGACCCTTTCTGATGCAGAGACCAAAAATGACAG ATCTCAGAGTGAACTGCAGAAACATAAGCAAGAGATGGAGAAGCTGACCAACAGATTGACAGTAATCGAAAAGGAGAGCCGAGAGCTTAAATCCAGTCTGGCTGCAAGTCAGAATGACTGTAAGGAACTGAAACAAGAACATCAAGCTCTGCTGgagtggaagaaagaaaaggagaccTTAATAAATCAAACTGAGGCAGTGCAAAAAGACCTCACTGACAAAATTGCCAACTTGGAGAACAGTCTTATCTCACTGAATGAGGTTAATGACGACATCAAG AAACAGCTCTCAAGCTTAGAGGGAGACAAGGCCAGCCTGTCTGCTCAAATTGATTCCTTGAAGGGAGAACTCCTCAACAAGAGCACAGAGTTGGAGGAGAGGGAGCATCAGCACAACAAGCTCCAGTCTAAACTCTCCGAGGCCGGACAGAAGCAAACCAAAGACCTGGAGAATGTTGCTGTGCAAGTGGCTCAGCTTGAAGCACAG GTCAAAGGGCTGGAATTGCagttgcaaaagaaaatgactcAAGCAGAGCAGGCTGAGAGGACAATCACAGAGCTGCAGGCCGAACACCAGGCAGCCTGCGACCTGGCTCGCTCCAAAGACCAGCTGGTTGAGTTGGGCCAATCAGAGATCAACCAGCTGAGAGAGAGCATCGCTCAGGCCACTGCACAGCAGGAGGAGCAAACTGCCAG GTTGGCAGACGAGAAGGCTGTGCTGCTGAAGCAGTGTGAGGAGAGTATTTCAGCAAAGGTTGAAGAGGCCGAGCAGCTCAAGCTGCAGTTGGAGGAGGCTCAGCAAGAGCTGCTGCTCACCAAAAACAAG GTCAGTTCTACGGATCAGTTCCTAAAGGCCCAGGAGCAACTGGGAGCTGAGTTGCAGAAACGAATTAAGACACTGTCAGACAATGAAGAGGAGCAAAAAAAGATGCATGAGAAGAAATCAGAAGAGCTCAGACAGTtggaggaggagctgcaggaTCTTCGGAGCCACACAGCAGAGAAGGATAAGCAGCTCAGAGAGGCGGAAGCTCAGGTTTTGTCTCTGGAGAAACAAAAAGCTAGGCTGGAAAATGTAGTtcaagagacaaagaaagaggcTGAG AACCTCCAGCAGGCTCACACTGAGAAGATCAACAACCTTCTGGAGCAGATATCTTCCTTAGAAAAAGAGGTCACAGAAAGCAGAGATGCAGCAGAGATGCTTCCCGTCTTGAGGAATGAACTGGACGTGGCCAACCAGTCCCATGCTGACCTAAAGAAGCATCTAGAAGCTCTTGAGAAAAATCACTCCTACACTATTAAGATCAAGTCCAACTTGGAGAACACAGTGACGGAGAAAATGAGTGTGATTGTTACTTTGGAGAAAGAGATCAAAGAGCTCACAGAGAAGATGAGCAAAGAGTCAGAGAGTCGTGCTTTGGAGGTTGAACATTTCCTCAACGTAGAGAATATTCTCAAAGAGAAGCTTGAAGCCACTAAGAAATCAGTGTCTGCTGCTAAAACCGAATTAATTTCTCGACGGGAGGAGATTAAAACCATGAAGACAACTCTGTCGGCTGCTTCACACGGCTTAGAGGAGAGGGACAACTTGATAAAGAGTCTGAAGGAGAAGCTGAATAAAGCAGAGACAGAGCAGTCCAAAACCTTAGAGCTCCTGAAGGAAAAGATGGTTGCCATGAACAAAATCAAG GTGCAGCTGGAGATGCTGCAAATGGACCTGGAGGACAACGAGACTGCCATGAACTCTTTTGACAGTCAGGCAGAGGAGCTGAAGGGAACCATAAAGTCACTGGAGGCTAATCTAGCCCACCACCAAACCAAGATGTCTGACATGGAGGCCAGGCTGGAGGACAGCAGAGCCCAG GTCTCTGTCTTAGAAGGCCGGTTGGAGGAGGTCCAATCTCAGAACTCAGTGCTGGAGACACAGTACATCACAGCTAGGGAGGAGCTGATGGAGAGAAGCTGTGAAATAACTCGTCTGGAAGAGGACGCTgtcaaacaacaacagctggagGAGAGGGTTATTGCTTTAGAGTCTAAACTAAGTCAGACCACAGAGGAAAATGTCAAGTTAGAGACAACTCTCAGGCAGGTAATCGAGGACAAAGACCGTAATCTTAACCAattacaacaagaaaaaaacaaccttgagACTACTTTGAAACAGGTAACAGATGACAAAGAGCAAGTAGAAACTAAAATGATTGAAGTATCTGCAAAGAAGAAACAGCTGGAATCCAGTTTAGACAAGCTATCTGAGGAGAACAAACAACTGCAGGCCAACATTCAGCAGTTAACTGAAGACAAGCAGAATATCGATCAAATGACTGCAGAGAAACTTGAAGCTGAATCCACCCTTAGGCAGGTTGTCGAGGAGAAAGCCCAACTAGATGTTTCCCTCAATCTGATAAACGAGGAAAAAGTCCAACTCAAAGCTAAACTAAGTGAGCTAACGTCCGAGAAAAATAACTTGATCTCTAACTTGAATCGAGTAGTTGAGGAAAAGCTTCAGCTGGAAAGGAACTATAACCAGCTGGATAAAGAGAACATTAAACTACAGTCTAGTGTAAGTCATGTAACGGAGGAGAAGATGCTGTTACAACAAAGCATAGAGAGGCATGAAGAAGAGGTGGCTTCACTTACAGAGCAGCTGGAGATAAGCAGCAAGAGGACTGATCAGGAGAACCGAGAGAG GCGCCAACAGTTTGAGGCAGAGCAGGCAGAACTGAACCAGAAGTTGGCGGGCTTACAGAAAGATCTGACCATGTTCAAGCAGCAGTATGAGTCACTGCAGGAGCAGGCGGGCCAACAACACAGCCTCATACAGCAACTCTTAGAATCGCAGGGAACCCAGAACCCAGCAGAAAAAATCGACCACATGGAGACTGAGGAAAAGGATACTGCCG CAGAAGCAGCAGGGCAGACTGATGTAGAGCCAACACTTGACACAAGCACCAATACTGAGTCCCTTCCAGTAAAAGAACAGCTCAGCCCTATTGTGTCTGAACTGGGTGAACTTTCCCACCAGTCTGACGAGGCGTTCAG TGAGCCAGATCTGGTGTTTAAGGAGGACGTCGTTGAGCAAGAGATGAACAAGGAACATCTGGACAAGGAAAGGGAGGCACATGTGGCCGATGTTGAGGAAATGAGGGGTCACAAggagcagcaacaacagcaatcCTTAGATCAG CTTCCTGAAGACAGCTGTAGTCCCAGAGATATTCTTGTTCGAACATCTGAAATCTCTGAGCTTTCTCTGTCATCGTCCTCTGTTGGCGAGACCAGACAGTTAGAATCCTCTG CGATAGAGTCATCCCAGGTACAAGGTGACCTCGACCACTTCACAGAAATGATCACAAAACAAGAAATCCAGACCCTGCGCTCAGAGTTTGACCTACTGAGGTCCAACCTCGCACTGAGAATGGAGTTGACCGCCGAACTGGAAGTCCAAGTTCAAAACTCAGAGAAGAGAGTTCATGCAGCAGAGGAGGCGGCACAGGGTGCAGCGCATAAGCTGACCATCGCtttggaggaaaagaaaggccTCACGGACCAG TTGACTCAGCTGTCAGAAGAGAAGGACACATTAACTCTACAGCTGCAAACAGCTAAATTCCAGCTGGCTGATGTTATGGAGATGCTGGAAGGACTGGAGATGGCCAAAG GTGGGTGGGATGAGAAATTCCTTCAGCAGGAGAGTGAGCTGAAGAGGGTTCGCTCTGAGAAAGCCAACCTGGAGCAGCACATCCTGGGCATGGAGTCTGAGCTGGAGTCTTTGCAGGGGGAGAAGACCAAATTGGGGGATGAGCTGGATAACCAGAGGAGGATCTGTTCAGGCATGGAGCAGCAGATAGAAACACTTACTACCGAG CTAAACCAGTTGAGGACTGAACTCGTGTCCTGCGCCGAGGAGCGAGATGACCTGAACAAGTCTCTGGGCCAATGGAGAGAGAAAGTTCACAGTCGAGAGAAGACTGACTGTGACACCAGGAACCTAATTTCCATCCTGGAGGACGACATCAGAGCAGGGAGAAAAGAGTATGAAGCCCTGCAAAGCTGCATGGAGAAAATTAAGACAGAGAGGCAACAG CTGTTAGAGCAGATTAAAGTGCTGGAACAGGAAATATCCCAACAgagtggagaaagagaggagctAATCGGGCAGCTGGACAAGATCAAAGAAGACCACACGTCGGCCAATCACAACACTGAGTCCATGGTCAGCAAGATACAG GCTTTAGAGGGTGAAGTGTGTCGTCTCTCACAGTCTCTGGAGTCCTCTCTGCTAGAGAAAGGAGAGATTGCCTCTCGTCTTAACTCTACACAAGAAGAGGTCCAGCAGATGAAGACTGGCATTGAAAAGCTCCAGGTCCGAATTGAGTCGgatgagaggaagaagaagaagatgggaGAGCTGCTCAAAG CTGCCCAGAGGAAGTCTGACTCACTGCAAGATCGCATTGATGCTCTGGAGcgagagaaggaagaggaagagcaaAGTCTAGAAGAAGCTGTACTACAG GCAGAAACAGCCAAAGCTGAGCTggaggaagaaagggagaag GTGGATGAGGAGAAACGAGAGCTTAGAGAGAGATTATCCGAGCTCTCAGCCACACTGGACAACCTGAGATCTGAGAAAGAACGCATGGAGAGAGAGCTAGAGACAAAAAACCGAGAGATAGAAGAACTGAAGGGCGCTaaggaggagctggagagagGTTTGGAGAAGGCAGAGGTAGatagaagagagaaagaggaaagacagaaatgtaGGGTAGAAGAGCTGAAGAATGAAATGAGAGAGGAAACAGGGAAGCAAACCAGACAAGTGGATGACCTTCAGGCACAGCTGGAAGCCTCTCGGCAGAGAGAGATCTCCCTTGAACAAAAGGGTGCAGAAACagaaggggagaaagagaggatgcAGGCTCTGCTGgtagagatggagaaagagaaaacgtGTCTGCAGTCTTCTCTGGAAGAGtggcagacagaaggagagaggctCCGCTCTCAGAGAGAGGattgggagaaagagaggaacaaCCTGAGGACCAGTATTGAGGCTTTGGAAGATGAAATTAAGGAGCTTAAAACACTTCTAAAAGctaaagaggaagagagagagatgctggaGACAGAAGCAGATCAGGGACGCACCTCAGTAAAATCCATTTTGTCTCTAATGGCAGAGAAAGAACagatagaagaagaaaatagaagGCTggcagaggaaaaagagaaactgcACTCAACCCTGTTTTCAGTGGAACAAGAGAGAGGTAACCTGCGTTGCAGTCTCACATCtgtagaagaagagaaaggaaaactGGAGCAAGCAAGGGGGCTGTTAGCTGATGAGCGAGAGAAGCTCATGTCTAGCCTCTCCTTGATAGAAACGGAGAAACGCGACATGCAGCAAACTCTTTCTTCAttaaaggaagagaaggaaagaatAGAGGCGGAGAAGCAGCAGTTTGAGGTGGATAAACAAGAATTGCAGTCTTCCCTCTCTTTGATTGAAGTTGAGAGAAATAATCTGTCTTCAGCTCTTTCTTCCCTGGAACAAGAGAAGCAAagagcagaagaaaagaaagataaacTAACAGAAGAACAAGAGACCCTTCAGTCTACAGTTGCCTCCATGGAGAAGGAGTTGGAAAAATCCAAGTGTTCTGCTTCACAGCTTGAAGAGCAG GTGTCGGAGCTAACATCTGAGGCTGCTCGTCTGTCTAAAGAGAGGGACTCTGCCCTGAGCAAGATGACGCTTTGGATGAAAACTTGCAAACAGCTGGAGCAGGAGAAGCAAGAAATGTTAAACAGCTCAG AGGGCCGAGAGAGCAGCGAGGCCGTGCAGACTGAGCTGAATCAGCTGAAGggggaagcagagaagagagagaaggaaatggAAGACCTGGAGACTGCCTTGCAGCAGAAGAGGCTGGAGGCAGAGGAAAAAACTAAGGTGGTGGAAGAACTTGAGGCTGCCCTCGATGGAAGGAAGAAGGAGTTAGAAGAGAGAAACGGAGAGCTGGAGGTGATGAAGAGCGAGTTGGATGAACTAAACAAACTCCTGGAGGAGAAAAGCAGCGAGGCAGATGAGAACATTGAGAAATACTGCAACCTGATAGTTAAAGTCCACAAACTGGAAGAGACCAATGATGCACTGACGACCCGGCTGGAGCAGCTCACTGCTAGTCGACATGCTAACGAAACTAACATCAACCCTAGCAGCACTGACGGTACTCACCGCCGGCGCACAGGAAGGAAGTCCTCTTCCAAACATCAGGAAGAACAACCGGATCACAATACTGAGAACACAGCTCCCTCAACACCACAGAGGTCTCCTCAGGGGTCATCTTCAATGAAACGGGCCCATCGTGACATCAGTAATAAAGACAGTGCCCAGGAAGCCCTGCACAACCTGACAAAAAAGATCAAAGCCAGCACGACTACACCAAAACCGAGACCtgaacaggaagaggaggagttcAGACCAGAAGGACTTCCTGAGCTGGTGCAGAGGG GTTTTGCTGATATACCCATGGGGGAGGCCAGTCCCTTCATCATGAGGAGAACGACGGTGAAGCGCTGCAGTCCTCGACTGGCTGCCAGACCGACTGCATCTGTATCTGATGCCAAG ATTTTGGCCTCCTTACCTTTCCAGAGTCCCTCTGCTGAGAGCTTCAACAGGAAGTGTCTCTCCCCGAGTGGTGAGGAGAAACCTACGCGTGGTTCACTAAGTTCACACACGATTTCAGAGCAAAAAGATAAACAAGAAGACAACTGTCACGTCCAATAG